Proteins encoded together in one Stenotrophomonas bentonitica window:
- a CDS encoding DUF6165 family protein, whose protein sequence is MDAILTPVSIGELIDKITILEIKAERITDAGKVANVRTELDGLLPLWQEQVGAQPGLAALKTQLKEINERMWVIQDQLRDKEAAQVFDDQFIQLARGVYGTNGERVKVKNEINRIAGSQLVEEKQYQGE, encoded by the coding sequence GTGGACGCGATCCTGACCCCGGTATCGATTGGCGAGCTGATCGACAAGATCACCATCCTGGAAATCAAGGCCGAGCGCATCACCGATGCGGGCAAAGTGGCGAACGTGCGCACCGAACTCGATGGCCTGCTGCCGCTGTGGCAGGAACAGGTCGGCGCGCAGCCGGGCCTGGCCGCGCTGAAGACGCAGCTGAAGGAAATCAACGAGCGCATGTGGGTGATCCAGGACCAGCTGCGTGACAAGGAAGCAGCGCAGGTGTTCGACGATCAGTTCATCCAGCTGGCGCGCGGGGTGTATGGCACCAATGGCGAGCGGGTGAAGGTGAAGAACGAGATCAACCGGATTGCGGGATCGCAGCTGGTTGAGGAAAAGCAGTACCAGGGCGAGTGA
- a CDS encoding NUDIX domain-containing protein, with protein sequence MSESIPLQQPRVGCGAVIQRADGAVLLVQRGRQPEQGHWGLPGGKVDWMEKVEDAMVREVLEETGLQVSVERLLCVVDHFEPTLGQHWVAPVYLVRAPADAQALHLEPEAILALDWFQPDALPAPLTRSATAGLARLSTSG encoded by the coding sequence ATGTCTGAGTCCATCCCGTTGCAGCAACCCCGCGTCGGCTGCGGCGCCGTCATCCAGCGCGCCGACGGTGCGGTGCTGCTGGTCCAGCGCGGGCGTCAACCCGAACAGGGCCACTGGGGCCTGCCCGGCGGCAAGGTCGACTGGATGGAAAAGGTCGAAGACGCGATGGTGCGCGAAGTGCTGGAGGAGACCGGCCTGCAGGTCAGCGTGGAAAGGCTGCTGTGCGTGGTGGACCATTTCGAGCCCACACTCGGCCAGCACTGGGTCGCCCCGGTCTACCTGGTGCGCGCACCGGCCGACGCACAGGCCCTGCACCTGGAGCCGGAGGCGATCCTCGCGCTGGACTGGTTCCAGCCGGATGCGTTGCCGGCCCCGCTTACGCGGTCCGCTACCGCGGGCCTGGCGCGGCTTTCGACGTCTGGTTGA
- a CDS encoding Ax21 family protein, translating to MKTSLIALALAAALPFGASAAEGLSYNYAEGDYVKTDADGGKADGWGVKGSYAFHPNFHAFGEFNQQKTDIGDFKVDQWRVGVGYNQAIAASTDFVGRVAYNKFDPKEGLDFNGYSAEAGIRTAFGQHAEVYAMAGYEDYSKKHGINPDGAFYGRLGGQVKLNQNWGINGDIKMDRHGDKEWSVGPRFSW from the coding sequence ATGAAGACTTCCCTGATTGCCCTGGCGCTGGCCGCCGCCCTGCCGTTCGGCGCTTCCGCTGCCGAAGGCCTGTCCTACAATTACGCCGAAGGCGATTACGTCAAGACCGATGCCGACGGTGGCAAGGCTGACGGTTGGGGTGTAAAGGGTTCGTACGCGTTCCACCCGAACTTCCATGCGTTCGGTGAGTTCAATCAGCAGAAGACCGACATCGGCGACTTCAAGGTCGACCAGTGGCGCGTCGGCGTGGGCTACAACCAGGCCATCGCTGCCAGCACCGATTTCGTGGGCCGCGTTGCCTACAACAAGTTCGACCCGAAGGAAGGCCTGGACTTCAACGGCTACAGCGCTGAAGCCGGTATCCGTACCGCGTTCGGCCAGCACGCCGAAGTCTATGCAATGGCCGGCTACGAGGACTACAGCAAGAAGCACGGCATCAACCCGGATGGCGCCTTCTATGGTCGCCTGGGTGGCCAGGTGAAGTTGAACCAGAACTGGGGCATCAACGGCGACATCAAGATGGATCGCCACGGTGACAAGGAATGGTCGGTCGGCCCGCGCTTCAGCTGGTAA
- a CDS encoding DUF1428 domain-containing protein, whose amino-acid sequence MSYIDGFVLAVPTANKEKFIKHANEGDSVFIEFGATRVVECWGDDVTHGKQTDFFRAVEAKDDETIVFSWIEWPDKATRDAGMEKMMSDPRMDPANNPMPFDGKRMIYAGFVPIVELNGKK is encoded by the coding sequence ATGTCCTATATCGACGGTTTCGTACTGGCCGTACCCACCGCCAATAAAGAGAAGTTCATCAAACACGCCAATGAAGGCGATTCGGTGTTCATCGAGTTTGGTGCCACCCGCGTCGTGGAATGCTGGGGCGACGATGTCACCCACGGCAAGCAGACCGACTTCTTCCGCGCGGTGGAAGCCAAGGACGATGAGACCATTGTGTTCTCCTGGATCGAATGGCCGGACAAGGCCACCCGCGATGCCGGCATGGAGAAGATGATGAGCGACCCGCGCATGGATCCGGCCAACAATCCGATGCCGTTCGACGGCAAGCGGATGATCTATGCCGGCTTCGTCCCGATCGTGGAGTTGAACGGCAAGAAGTAA
- a CDS encoding histone, with the protein MSNGNGVTATLSQGVDSVKETAENVGETIAHTAEEVVASVKKTAKRARKAATTQVAKVKKAVKKAEKTVAKKADKAAKSVGKTLASAKKKLEAAKTNAKAEAAALKKQVAKKKAAAEKSVTKTTKAAKKVAGKKVATAKKAVTKKTAAAKKAVTKKTAAAKKVVGKKVATAKKAVTKKTATAKKVAGKKVATAKKAVAKKSATARKVAGKKTVAAKKVVGKKVATAKKAVAKKSAATKKAVGKKTATARKTVGKKVATAKKAVARKSAATKKAVGKKTAVARKSVARKAAPAKRAAKTVARKAPAKRVARK; encoded by the coding sequence AACCATCGCCCACACCGCTGAAGAAGTGGTGGCCTCGGTGAAGAAGACCGCCAAGCGCGCCCGCAAGGCCGCCACCACCCAGGTTGCCAAGGTCAAGAAGGCCGTCAAGAAGGCCGAGAAGACCGTCGCCAAGAAGGCTGACAAGGCCGCCAAGTCGGTCGGCAAGACCCTGGCCAGCGCCAAGAAGAAGCTGGAAGCGGCCAAGACCAATGCCAAGGCCGAAGCGGCTGCTCTGAAGAAGCAGGTTGCCAAGAAGAAGGCCGCCGCCGAAAAGTCCGTGACCAAGACCACCAAGGCTGCCAAGAAGGTTGCCGGCAAGAAGGTCGCCACCGCCAAGAAGGCCGTGACCAAGAAGACCGCCGCTGCCAAGAAGGCCGTGACCAAGAAGACTGCCGCCGCCAAGAAGGTCGTGGGCAAGAAGGTCGCCACCGCCAAGAAGGCCGTGACCAAGAAGACCGCCACCGCCAAGAAGGTCGCGGGCAAGAAGGTCGCTACCGCCAAGAAGGCTGTCGCCAAGAAGTCGGCCACCGCCCGCAAGGTCGCTGGCAAGAAGACCGTGGCCGCCAAGAAGGTTGTCGGCAAGAAGGTCGCCACCGCCAAGAAGGCCGTAGCCAAGAAGTCGGCTGCCACCAAGAAGGCCGTTGGCAAGAAGACCGCCACCGCCCGCAAGACCGTCGGCAAGAAGGTCGCTACCGCCAAGAAGGCTGTCGCCCGCAAGTCGGCTGCCACCAAGAAGGCCGTCGGCAAGAAGACCGCCGTGGCCCGCAAGTCGGTCGCCCGCAAGGCCGCTCCGGCCAAGCGCGCCGCCAAGACCGTGGCCCGCAAGGCCCCGGCCAAGCGCGTCGCCCGCAAGTAA